In Amycolatopsis sp. EV170708-02-1, the following are encoded in one genomic region:
- a CDS encoding LLM class F420-dependent oxidoreductase has product MVKFGVNMVVPASRAAWVEKCRKAEDLGFDVIGAADHLGMAPPFPALVLAAEVTNRPRLNTFVINTAFYNPVLLARDVTGTDQFTEGRLELGLGAGYVKAEFEAAGMEFPRAGKRVDHLENTIKVLKRLYSDEDHKPPTVQKPGPPLMIAGRGDRLLSLAAEHADIIGFTGTAAVPDGGALAVDDAAGIEERVDFVRGKLNGRTVEFNILSHFVAVVEDRREGLESLRELLDGKLTVEQLAELPTALVGTHEEIAEQILAHRERFGFSYFTVLEHNMDALAPVIESLRGR; this is encoded by the coding sequence ATGGTCAAATTCGGCGTCAACATGGTCGTCCCGGCGAGCCGTGCCGCGTGGGTCGAAAAGTGCCGCAAGGCCGAGGACCTCGGCTTCGACGTGATCGGCGCGGCCGACCATCTCGGCATGGCACCGCCGTTCCCGGCCCTCGTGCTCGCCGCCGAGGTGACGAACCGCCCGCGGCTCAACACTTTCGTCATCAACACCGCCTTCTACAACCCGGTGCTGCTGGCCCGCGACGTCACCGGCACGGACCAGTTCACCGAAGGCAGGCTGGAGCTCGGTCTGGGGGCCGGTTACGTGAAGGCCGAATTCGAAGCGGCGGGAATGGAGTTCCCGCGTGCGGGCAAACGCGTGGACCATCTCGAAAACACCATCAAAGTGCTGAAAAGGCTCTATTCCGACGAAGACCACAAACCGCCGACGGTGCAGAAACCGGGCCCGCCGTTGATGATCGCCGGCCGTGGCGACAGGCTCCTCAGCCTCGCCGCCGAACACGCCGACATCATCGGCTTCACCGGCACGGCGGCCGTTCCCGACGGGGGCGCGCTCGCCGTCGACGACGCGGCCGGAATCGAAGAGCGGGTGGACTTCGTCCGCGGGAAACTGAACGGCCGCACCGTCGAATTCAATATCCTCTCGCATTTCGTCGCCGTGGTCGAAGACCGGCGAGAAGGGTTGGAGAGCCTGCGGGAACTGCTCGACGGCAAGCTCACCGTCGAACAGCTCGCCGAATTGCCGACGGCTCTCGTCGGCACCCACGAGGAGATCGCCGAGCAGATCCTGGCGCATCGCGAGCGTTTCGGGTTCAGCTATTTCACCGTGCTGGAGCACAACATGGACGCGCTCGCGCCGGTGATCGAATCCTTGCGCGGCCGATGA
- the grpE gene encoding nucleotide exchange factor GrpE, whose amino-acid sequence MGAWLRKKAVDEENPDDVPTGQISAAIIAEADGETSRSEGTAEVEAASKTDVESTTTGPADLEQALADRQALIQMCLYALDRARSGGVVERLEHGLAAIGVRALRPDGERFDPAVHEAGGAVATEDPALEGLVAETEVVGFADHDRVLRAPIVIVYAKKAQ is encoded by the coding sequence GTGGGTGCCTGGCTGCGCAAGAAGGCGGTCGACGAGGAAAATCCGGACGATGTGCCGACCGGCCAGATCTCGGCGGCGATCATCGCCGAAGCGGACGGCGAGACTTCGCGATCCGAGGGAACCGCGGAGGTCGAAGCCGCGTCGAAGACCGATGTGGAGTCCACGACCACGGGTCCGGCCGACCTCGAACAGGCTCTCGCCGACAGGCAGGCGCTGATCCAGATGTGCCTGTACGCCCTCGATCGCGCTCGCAGCGGCGGCGTCGTCGAGCGGCTCGAACACGGTCTCGCCGCGATCGGTGTCCGTGCCCTTCGGCCGGACGGCGAGCGGTTCGACCCCGCCGTGCACGAGGCGGGCGGCGCGGTCGCGACCGAGGATCCGGCGCTCGAAGGGCTCGTCGCGGAGACCGAGGTCGTCGGGTTCGCCGATCACGACCGGGTGCTGCGCGCGCCGATCGTCATCGTCTACGCGAAGAAGGCACAGTGA
- a CDS encoding helix-turn-helix domain-containing protein codes for MVRVPLTDEERERGERLGLALRDARAASSRSMVEVAAEAGISVETLRKIETGRIPTPAFFTVMAIADAVALPLDALRSAAECGAEEVAEAS; via the coding sequence ATGGTGCGAGTGCCGTTGACGGACGAAGAACGCGAACGCGGCGAGCGGCTGGGGCTGGCGCTCCGGGACGCGCGCGCGGCGTCGTCGCGGAGCATGGTCGAGGTCGCGGCGGAGGCCGGGATCTCGGTGGAGACGCTCCGGAAGATCGAGACCGGGCGGATCCCGACGCCCGCCTTCTTCACGGTGATGGCGATCGCGGACGCCGTCGCGCTGCCGCTGGACGCGCTGCGTTCGGCCGCCGAGTGCGGCGCCGAAGAGGTCGCGGAAGCGAGTTAA
- a CDS encoding ABC transporter ATP-binding protein, with amino-acid sequence MIDVRGLGVQAGEHWLFDGLDFEVEAGECAVIVGPNGVGKSTLLRCLYGTQAPQRGRVVVAGGKPDERDVSFRRKVSVLFDDSDFFAELTPLQHLELLEGSFGAELGDFDALLADAGLAERAKVTAGKFSAGQRRRLLLLGATARPHDVLLLDEPERALDVAGKEWLTSLIKRSTDAGAAVVVATHHPPLLEAADSTLELW; translated from the coding sequence ATGATCGACGTACGCGGGCTCGGCGTCCAGGCCGGGGAGCACTGGTTGTTCGACGGCCTCGATTTCGAGGTGGAGGCGGGCGAATGCGCGGTCATCGTCGGCCCCAACGGAGTCGGGAAATCGACCCTGTTGCGGTGCCTGTACGGCACGCAGGCCCCGCAGCGCGGCCGCGTCGTCGTCGCGGGCGGGAAACCCGACGAACGCGATGTTTCCTTCCGCCGCAAGGTTTCTGTCCTGTTCGACGACTCCGATTTCTTCGCCGAGCTGACCCCGCTCCAGCATCTCGAACTGCTGGAGGGCTCGTTCGGTGCCGAACTCGGCGATTTCGACGCGCTCCTCGCGGACGCGGGGCTCGCCGAGCGGGCGAAGGTCACCGCGGGCAAGTTCTCGGCCGGGCAACGCCGCAGGCTGTTGCTCCTCGGCGCGACGGCGCGGCCGCACGACGTCCTGCTGCTCGACGAGCCGGAGCGGGCGCTCGACGTCGCGGGGAAGGAATGGCTGACGTCGTTGATCAAGCGTTCGACCGATGCCGGGGCGGCCGTCGTCGTGGCCACGCACCATCCCCCGCTGCTCGAAGCGGCCGATTCCACGCTCGAGTTGTGGTGA
- a CDS encoding phosphoenolpyruvate carboxykinase (GTP) has translation MTAVAIPGLENAPTTHSGVLSWVREVAELTTPDRVVWVDGSDEEAARINAELVSAGTFVQLDAKPNSFWAASDPNDVARVEERTFICSENEEDAGPTNNWMDPAEMKATMTELYRGCMRGRTMYVIPFCMGPLGAEDPKLGIEITDFAYVVASMRVMTRAGKAALDKFVTEDGTEREFVPALHSVGAPLEPGQEDVSWPCNTTKYISHFPESREIWSYGSGYGGNSLLGKKCYSLRIGSVIARDEGWLAEHMLILKLISPEDKVHYVAAAFPSACGKTNLAMLQPTIPGWRAETLGDDIAWMRFGEDGRLYAVNPEFGFFGVAPGTDWHTNPNAMRTIEKGNTVYTNVALTDDGDVWWEGMGEKPEHATSWKKQDWTPESEEKAAHPNSRYCTPMSQCPILAPEWDDPQGVPISAILFGGRRKTTVPLVNEARDWQHGVFMGATMSSETTAAAAGAVGNVRRDPMAMLPFLGYHAGDYFKHWLDLGKNADANKLPKIFYVNWFRRGDDGRFLWPGFGENSRILKWVIDRVEGKGNANETPVGFVPNAEDLDTEGLKEPLADIQAALDVSAEEWRQELPLIEEWFEKIGDKVPSSLRDELDALKQRLG, from the coding sequence ATGACCGCAGTCGCCATCCCCGGACTGGAAAATGCGCCGACGACGCACAGTGGCGTGCTGTCCTGGGTCCGAGAGGTCGCCGAACTGACCACTCCGGACCGCGTGGTGTGGGTCGACGGGTCCGACGAAGAGGCCGCCCGGATCAACGCCGAACTGGTCTCCGCCGGCACGTTCGTGCAGCTCGACGCGAAGCCCAACTCGTTCTGGGCGGCTTCCGACCCGAATGACGTCGCCCGCGTCGAAGAGCGCACCTTCATCTGTTCGGAGAACGAAGAGGACGCCGGTCCCACCAACAACTGGATGGACCCGGCCGAGATGAAGGCCACGATGACCGAGCTGTACCGCGGGTGCATGCGCGGTCGCACGATGTACGTCATCCCCTTCTGCATGGGCCCCCTCGGCGCCGAAGACCCCAAGCTCGGCATCGAGATCACCGACTTCGCCTACGTCGTCGCCTCCATGCGCGTGATGACCCGCGCCGGCAAGGCCGCGCTGGACAAGTTCGTCACCGAGGACGGCACCGAGCGCGAGTTCGTCCCGGCCCTGCACTCCGTCGGCGCGCCGCTGGAGCCGGGCCAGGAGGACGTCTCCTGGCCGTGCAACACCACCAAGTACATCTCGCACTTCCCCGAGTCCCGCGAGATCTGGAGCTACGGCTCCGGCTACGGCGGCAATTCGCTGCTGGGCAAGAAGTGCTACTCGCTGCGCATCGGCTCGGTCATCGCCCGCGACGAGGGCTGGCTGGCCGAGCACATGCTGATCCTCAAGCTGATCTCGCCCGAGGACAAGGTCCACTACGTCGCGGCGGCGTTCCCGAGCGCCTGCGGCAAGACCAACCTCGCCATGCTGCAGCCGACCATCCCCGGCTGGCGCGCCGAGACCCTCGGTGACGACATCGCGTGGATGCGGTTCGGCGAGGACGGCCGCCTGTACGCGGTGAACCCCGAGTTCGGCTTCTTCGGCGTCGCGCCGGGCACCGACTGGCACACCAACCCCAACGCGATGCGCACCATCGAAAAGGGCAACACGGTCTACACGAACGTCGCGCTCACCGACGACGGCGACGTCTGGTGGGAGGGCATGGGCGAAAAGCCCGAGCACGCCACCTCCTGGAAGAAGCAGGACTGGACGCCGGAGTCGGAAGAGAAGGCCGCGCACCCGAACTCGCGCTACTGCACCCCGATGTCGCAGTGCCCGATCCTCGCGCCGGAGTGGGACGACCCGCAGGGCGTGCCGATCTCGGCGATCCTGTTCGGCGGCCGCCGCAAGACCACGGTCCCGCTGGTGAACGAGGCCCGCGACTGGCAGCACGGCGTGTTCATGGGCGCCACCATGTCGTCGGAGACCACCGCGGCCGCCGCCGGCGCGGTCGGCAACGTGCGCCGCGACCCGATGGCCATGCTGCCGTTCCTCGGCTACCACGCCGGTGACTACTTCAAGCACTGGCTGGACCTCGGCAAGAACGCCGACGCGAACAAGCTGCCGAAGATCTTCTACGTCAACTGGTTCCGCCGTGGCGACGACGGCCGTTTCCTGTGGCCGGGCTTCGGCGAGAACTCGCGCATCCTGAAGTGGGTCATCGACCGCGTCGAGGGCAAGGGCAACGCGAACGAGACCCCGGTCGGCTTCGTGCCGAACGCCGAGGACCTCGACACCGAGGGCCTCAAGGAGCCGCTGGCCGACATCCAGGCCGCGCTGGACGTCTCCGCCGAAGAGTGGCGCCAGGAACTGCCGCTCATCGAGGAGTGGTTCGAGAAGATCGGCGACAAGGTCCCGTCGTCGCTGCGTGACGAGCTGGACGCGCTGAAGCAGCGCCTCGGCTGA
- a CDS encoding EndoU domain-containing protein, translating into MGGGHAPGKGRRATSEFPAGWTDEQIIAVIKDVANDPSEPRLRLHNGRWRCAGERYGVHLIVLVEDNGHVKTGYPVAGPGVVRNPDTAADPANPTVADLAAGRISFFGDSLLDQIGDRIAPDVLAFYRTLHWSGEWEELADVLVAHALNENLRLGVDEYATLESLLNSFDLPIDGFLYLNDRAHALAALRP; encoded by the coding sequence GTGGGCGGCGGGCACGCACCGGGAAAGGGACGGCGGGCGACCAGCGAGTTCCCCGCGGGCTGGACCGACGAGCAGATCATCGCGGTGATCAAGGACGTCGCGAACGATCCGAGCGAACCCCGCCTCAGACTGCACAACGGCCGCTGGCGCTGCGCGGGCGAACGGTACGGCGTGCACCTGATCGTGCTGGTCGAGGACAACGGCCACGTCAAGACGGGCTATCCGGTGGCGGGCCCCGGCGTGGTCCGCAATCCCGACACCGCCGCCGACCCGGCGAACCCGACGGTCGCCGACCTCGCCGCCGGACGGATCAGCTTCTTCGGCGACAGCCTGCTCGACCAGATCGGCGACCGGATCGCGCCGGACGTCCTGGCCTTCTACCGCACCTTGCACTGGTCGGGTGAGTGGGAAGAGCTGGCGGACGTCCTCGTCGCGCACGCGCTGAACGAGAACCTGCGCCTCGGGGTGGACGAGTACGCCACCCTGGAAAGCCTGCTGAACAGCTTCGACCTGCCGATCGACGGCTTCCTCTACCTGAACGACCGGGCGCACGCCCTGGCCGCTCTGCGCCCTTAA
- a CDS encoding TetR/AcrR family transcriptional regulator: MRTVDPAKHEAKRRAILDAAAGCFAMKGFEKTTTAEICRAAGISTGSLFHYFPNKRAVFVGIFEQDADETTALLAAAEEIEDPGEAILQVVTHMSEQLLHPVIAKLVLEVAAQCSRDPDLARLIQGNDRALRDGLVGLVTRAVDAGRIDPGFEPKTVASWLVAMVDAPLSRVILEPDLDPAAELAVMKELITRFLRPVPAIPPPAAGRVADTGEISPG, from the coding sequence ATGAGGACGGTCGACCCGGCGAAACACGAGGCCAAACGCCGCGCCATCCTCGACGCCGCCGCCGGTTGCTTCGCGATGAAGGGCTTCGAGAAGACCACGACGGCGGAGATCTGCCGCGCGGCGGGGATCAGCACCGGCAGCCTGTTCCACTACTTCCCGAACAAACGCGCGGTGTTCGTCGGCATCTTCGAGCAGGACGCCGACGAGACCACGGCCCTGCTCGCGGCCGCCGAAGAGATCGAGGATCCGGGGGAAGCGATCCTCCAGGTCGTCACCCACATGTCGGAACAGCTTCTGCACCCTGTCATCGCGAAGCTCGTCCTGGAGGTCGCCGCGCAGTGCTCCCGCGACCCCGATCTGGCCAGGCTCATCCAGGGCAACGACCGCGCGCTGCGCGACGGTCTCGTCGGCCTGGTGACGCGGGCGGTGGACGCGGGCCGGATCGATCCCGGTTTCGAGCCGAAGACGGTGGCCAGCTGGCTCGTCGCGATGGTCGACGCGCCGCTTTCCCGCGTGATTCTGGAGCCGGACCTCGATCCGGCGGCGGAACTCGCGGTGATGAAGGAGCTGATCACCAGATTCCTTCGTCCCGTTCCGGCGATTCCGCCCCCGGCGGCCGGGCGGGTGGCCGACACTGGTGAAATCTCCCCGGGCTGA
- a CDS encoding dynamin family protein — translation MSVANLCHRLQPQVSARTAAGFAEVLRRLGGPLQVAVAGRIKSGKSTLVNALIGRRVAPTDVGECTRLVTRFQYGTVDRVEIVFNDGRKQVLPFSADGMIPAELGIDIDQVSHIEAYLTNAVLQGMTVIDTPGLGSLDAASVSRTEELLGAAKHRKPDDDEEEEEGSDELDDTSRNAVAGAEAVLYVVTQGVRADDQQALAAFTAATASREAGPVNAIAVLNKADTIAPESVEGSGGDVWKAATLLSEKQAATLKPRVADVLPVIGLIAESAESGGFTSPDAEALRQLAEMDDDILETMLISADIFTSWECDVAAGTRLRLLEKLDLFGVRYAVEAIRKEPEITAGSLRRKLLDASGLEAVRQRLSIVFAARADGIKAAAALASVTALAHASGDPAERQRVHDAIEVLLAKPEAHQLRLLEALTLVASGAVDMPEDLSEEVLRVGSNADIGAQLGKPGAPRADLAAHALERAGWWRSFASFGATPAQSRVAHVVHRAYFLIWQQIRE, via the coding sequence ATGTCGGTGGCGAATCTCTGTCATCGCCTCCAGCCCCAGGTGTCCGCGCGGACCGCGGCGGGTTTCGCCGAAGTGCTGCGCAGGCTGGGCGGACCGCTGCAGGTCGCCGTCGCGGGCCGGATCAAATCGGGGAAGTCCACCCTGGTCAACGCCCTGATCGGCCGCCGGGTCGCGCCGACCGACGTCGGCGAGTGCACCCGGCTGGTCACCCGGTTCCAGTACGGCACGGTCGACCGTGTCGAGATCGTCTTCAACGACGGCCGCAAGCAGGTGCTGCCGTTTTCCGCCGACGGGATGATCCCGGCCGAGCTGGGCATCGACATCGACCAGGTCTCGCATATCGAGGCGTACCTCACCAACGCGGTCCTGCAGGGCATGACCGTCATCGACACCCCGGGCCTCGGCTCGCTCGACGCCGCTTCGGTGTCGCGGACCGAGGAGCTGCTGGGCGCGGCCAAGCACCGCAAGCCCGACGATGACGAAGAGGAGGAAGAAGGCTCCGACGAGCTGGACGACACCTCCCGCAACGCCGTCGCGGGCGCCGAGGCCGTGCTCTACGTGGTCACGCAGGGCGTGCGCGCCGACGATCAGCAGGCGCTCGCCGCGTTCACCGCCGCGACCGCGAGCCGTGAGGCGGGGCCGGTCAACGCGATCGCGGTGCTCAACAAGGCGGACACCATCGCGCCGGAGTCGGTCGAAGGCTCGGGCGGCGACGTGTGGAAGGCCGCGACTCTGCTGTCGGAGAAGCAGGCCGCGACGCTGAAGCCTCGTGTCGCGGACGTGCTGCCGGTGATCGGGCTGATCGCGGAGTCGGCCGAGTCCGGCGGGTTCACCTCCCCCGACGCCGAGGCGCTGCGCCAGCTGGCCGAGATGGACGACGACATCCTCGAGACCATGCTGATCTCGGCGGACATCTTCACCAGCTGGGAATGCGACGTCGCGGCGGGCACCCGGCTGCGGCTGCTGGAGAAACTGGACCTCTTCGGCGTCCGGTACGCCGTCGAGGCGATCCGCAAGGAGCCCGAGATCACCGCGGGCTCGCTGCGGCGGAAGCTGCTCGACGCCTCCGGGCTCGAAGCCGTCCGTCAGCGGCTGAGCATCGTCTTCGCCGCCCGCGCCGACGGCATCAAGGCCGCCGCCGCCCTGGCATCGGTCACCGCGCTGGCCCACGCGTCCGGCGACCCGGCAGAGCGGCAGCGCGTCCACGACGCGATCGAGGTCCTGCTCGCCAAGCCCGAGGCGCATCAGCTGCGGCTGCTCGAAGCGCTCACACTGGTCGCGTCGGGCGCGGTCGACATGCCCGAGGACCTGTCCGAGGAGGTCCTGCGGGTCGGCAGCAATGCCGACATCGGCGCCCAGCTCGGAAAGCCAGGCGCTCCCCGTGCCGATCTCGCCGCCCACGCCCTGGAGCGCGCCGGCTGGTGGCGCTCCTTCGCGTCCTTCGGCGCCACCCCCGCCCAGAGCCGCGTCGCGCACGTCGTGCACCGGGCGTACTTCCTCATCTGGCAGCAGATCCGCGAGTGA
- a CDS encoding DUF6297 family protein gives MVTTKAPTHVPGRQRFGGLLNGDYQTFLALFGFGALFTAFQNLPKLRDFLFGQSVVDFPGVFGLLVVLCAMFWRGLLRRGFVWAEPAALTWMDFARVDRRRVVVKRMWTLWAGLVLVVGYTGALVTAIGGGSGDVWIAVSALTASGAILAAVTARRTAIRGETLAPVLLALAGLAFAAAGLGPVAVEVLAVALFVVAVAVAFGGEPMSGAGRQELVDGWNARLLRAMAAVFMDPMLLIPESKPVPWLSLRRPTTPRLAWAGVLGRARYAAASVVIACLVGVAHLAFPALPAAALFALGAYAALVPFVGGLGELWRNPGRRRWLGASDWELRLVNGLVIALLGLVWGILLGLVTLLLGVVPAWPVWLAIPLAVFAAMRTATRPPMNYDVSGGAAGLQALRGVDVLVAGAVLLSVIA, from the coding sequence GTGGTGACGACGAAGGCGCCCACGCACGTCCCGGGACGTCAGCGATTCGGCGGACTGCTCAACGGCGACTACCAGACCTTCTTGGCCCTGTTCGGTTTCGGTGCGTTGTTCACCGCGTTCCAGAACCTGCCGAAGCTCCGCGATTTCCTTTTCGGACAGTCCGTTGTGGACTTTCCGGGGGTCTTCGGGCTGCTGGTCGTGCTGTGCGCGATGTTCTGGCGCGGCCTGCTGCGCCGCGGCTTCGTCTGGGCCGAACCGGCGGCGCTGACGTGGATGGACTTCGCCCGCGTCGACAGGCGCCGTGTCGTGGTCAAGCGGATGTGGACGCTCTGGGCGGGGCTCGTCCTGGTGGTCGGCTACACCGGAGCGCTGGTCACCGCGATCGGCGGCGGCTCGGGGGACGTGTGGATCGCGGTGTCGGCGCTGACCGCCTCCGGTGCGATCCTGGCCGCCGTCACCGCGCGGCGGACGGCGATCCGCGGGGAAACGCTCGCGCCGGTCTTGCTCGCGCTCGCCGGGCTGGCGTTCGCGGCCGCCGGCCTTGGCCCGGTCGCGGTCGAGGTGCTGGCCGTCGCGCTGTTCGTGGTGGCGGTCGCGGTGGCTTTCGGTGGCGAACCGATGTCCGGGGCCGGCCGCCAGGAACTCGTCGACGGCTGGAACGCGCGGCTGCTGCGGGCGATGGCCGCGGTCTTCATGGATCCCATGCTGCTGATCCCGGAGTCGAAGCCGGTGCCGTGGCTGTCGCTGCGGCGTCCGACGACGCCGCGGCTCGCGTGGGCCGGGGTGCTCGGCCGGGCACGCTACGCGGCGGCGAGTGTGGTGATCGCGTGCCTGGTCGGCGTCGCGCATCTGGCCTTCCCGGCGCTCCCCGCGGCGGCGCTGTTCGCGCTCGGCGCGTACGCGGCGCTCGTGCCGTTCGTCGGCGGGCTCGGCGAGCTGTGGCGCAACCCCGGCCGCAGGCGGTGGCTCGGCGCGTCCGACTGGGAATTGCGGCTGGTCAACGGCCTGGTGATCGCTCTGCTCGGTCTCGTTTGGGGGATCCTGCTCGGCCTGGTGACGCTGCTCCTCGGGGTGGTCCCGGCCTGGCCGGTGTGGCTCGCGATCCCGCTCGCGGTCTTCGCGGCGATGCGGACGGCGACCCGGCCGCCGATGAACTACGACGTCAGTGGCGGCGCGGCCGGGCTGCAGGCCTTGCGCGGCGTCGACGTGCTCGTCGCCGGAGCCGTCTTGCTCAGCGTGATCGCCTGA
- a CDS encoding dynamin family protein → MTAPSAAANLPAVVKSTREQLLTVVREADPQAAKWVEDIRKARPKKPSVVVVGETNRGKSSLVNALLSMPGLSPVDADVATATYLVFEHAEQWSAQACYPGQLAPVPINLNELIHWVSAAHELPEGQIPPRYVEVSGPVPLLERVSIVDTPGVGGLDSMHGELAKEAAAGATALLFVVDSSSPFTAQELQFLHDMGERVETVLFALTKTDQFRGWREVLEADRRLLAEHAPRFADAVFHPVSARMFETAAKAPNEQMAMMLREKAGIAALQGALQEMLVGRSAMLGEANTLRALSSALGELKAKLQAESRALSAGEAEAEQLRQRRDDLTTERRSSTRGWQLKLRAEIQRTRVEVGHETSRQMRDASTHFRQRIDGAKRDELAALPQQVDIALQTTSQRISMLLSQRLNQVTNVALAELFSAEELDIIRGQFARAGGPPVVLRPPDKKPPTAEDKLLIFMGVSGGLGAGKVAALPLAGVAILNPVILPATIVIGLGAGWWMARTRKHASDKQHMKQWLVEAIADARSTLDQLVAEQLIEAEQQLSMALDEALGRRIDAIEAELKEVDKTIKMGAQERAKKISVVAKRLKDVSDGRDRAEALLGRIRSLRDA, encoded by the coding sequence GTGACCGCTCCGAGCGCGGCGGCCAATCTGCCCGCGGTCGTGAAGAGCACCCGCGAACAGCTGCTCACGGTCGTCCGCGAAGCCGATCCCCAGGCCGCGAAATGGGTCGAGGACATCCGGAAGGCGCGGCCGAAGAAGCCGTCGGTCGTGGTGGTCGGCGAGACCAACCGCGGCAAGAGCTCGCTGGTGAACGCGCTGCTGTCCATGCCGGGACTGTCCCCTGTGGACGCCGACGTCGCCACGGCGACGTATCTCGTCTTCGAACACGCCGAGCAGTGGTCCGCGCAGGCCTGCTATCCGGGCCAGCTGGCGCCGGTGCCGATCAACCTGAACGAACTGATCCACTGGGTCTCGGCCGCGCACGAACTGCCGGAAGGGCAGATCCCGCCGCGGTACGTCGAGGTCTCCGGCCCGGTCCCGCTCCTCGAACGAGTGTCCATTGTGGATACCCCGGGCGTCGGTGGGCTCGATTCGATGCACGGCGAGCTGGCGAAGGAGGCCGCCGCGGGCGCCACCGCGCTGCTGTTCGTCGTCGACTCCTCCTCGCCGTTCACCGCGCAGGAACTGCAATTCCTGCACGACATGGGCGAACGCGTCGAGACCGTGCTGTTCGCGCTGACCAAGACCGACCAGTTCCGCGGCTGGCGCGAGGTGCTCGAAGCCGACCGGCGGCTGCTCGCCGAGCACGCGCCCCGGTTCGCCGACGCGGTGTTCCACCCGGTGTCCGCGCGGATGTTCGAGACGGCGGCCAAGGCCCCGAACGAGCAGATGGCCATGATGCTGCGCGAGAAGGCGGGTATCGCCGCGCTGCAGGGCGCGTTGCAGGAGATGCTGGTCGGCCGTTCGGCGATGCTGGGCGAGGCCAACACCCTGCGCGCGTTGTCGAGCGCGCTCGGCGAACTCAAGGCGAAGCTGCAGGCGGAAAGCCGCGCGCTGTCCGCCGGTGAGGCCGAGGCCGAGCAGCTGCGCCAGCGCCGCGACGATCTGACCACCGAGCGCCGCTCGTCGACCCGCGGCTGGCAGCTGAAACTGCGCGCGGAGATCCAGCGCACTCGCGTCGAGGTCGGGCACGAGACCAGCAGGCAGATGCGCGACGCGTCGACCCATTTCCGGCAGCGGATCGACGGCGCGAAACGCGACGAGCTCGCCGCGCTGCCCCAGCAGGTCGACATCGCGCTGCAGACCACGTCGCAGCGGATCTCGATGCTGCTCTCGCAGCGGCTCAACCAGGTCACCAACGTCGCGCTCGCGGAGCTGTTCTCGGCCGAAGAGCTCGACATCATCCGCGGCCAGTTCGCCAGGGCGGGCGGCCCGCCGGTCGTGCTGCGCCCGCCGGACAAGAAGCCGCCGACGGCCGAAGACAAACTGCTCATCTTCATGGGCGTTTCCGGTGGGCTCGGCGCGGGGAAGGTCGCCGCGCTGCCGCTGGCGGGCGTCGCGATCCTGAACCCGGTGATCCTGCCGGCCACGATCGTCATCGGGCTCGGTGCCGGCTGGTGGATGGCGCGGACCCGCAAACACGCGTCGGACAAGCAGCATATGAAGCAATGGCTGGTCGAGGCGATCGCCGACGCGCGGTCCACGTTGGACCAGCTCGTCGCGGAGCAGCTGATCGAAGCCGAACAGCAGCTTTCGATGGCGCTCGACGAAGCCCTCGGCCGCCGCATCGACGCGATCGAGGCGGAGCTGAAGGAAGTCGACAAGACGATCAAGATGGGCGCGCAGGAACGGGCGAAGAAGATCTCGGTCGTCGCGAAGCGCCTGAAGGACGTCTCGGACGGGCGTGACCGCGCTGAGGCACTGCTCGGTCGCATTCGGTCACTGCGCGATGCCTGA